In a single window of the Emys orbicularis isolate rEmyOrb1 chromosome 11, rEmyOrb1.hap1, whole genome shotgun sequence genome:
- the LOC135885868 gene encoding 5-hydroxytryptamine receptor 5A-like — translation MAQSPAPWASRLPGQPAMDINASSAPAGGNATSELGGGAWRSREPFSIFSILILTLLVLLTIATFLWNLLVLVTILRVKTFHRVPHNLVASTAVSDVLVAALVMPLSLVKELSAGRRWRLGRALCHVWISFDVLCCTASIWNVTAIALDRYWSITRHLEYTLRARRRISNVMIGLTWALSAVISLAPLSGWGETYSPAQQRCQVSQEPSYTVFSTCGAFYLPLCVVLFVYWKIYKAARFRIGGRRRNAVLPLPERGQVKEASHEPQMVFTARHATITFQTDGETWREQKEKKAALMVGILIGVFVLCWIPFFITELISPLCSCNIPPVWKSIFLWLGYSNSFFNPLIYTAFNKNYNNAFKTLFVRQR, via the exons AtggcccagagcccagctccatgGGCATCCAGACTCCCCGGCCAGCCAGCCATGGACATCAACGCGTCGTCCGCCCCGGCGGGGGGCAACGCCACCTCGGAGCtggggggcggcgcctggaggagCCGGGAGCCCTTCTCCATCTTCAGCATCCTCATCCTCaccctgctggtcctcctgaccaTCGCCACCTTCCTCTGGAACCTGCTGGTGCTGGTGACCATCCTGCGGGTCAAGACCTTCCACCGGGTGCCCCACAACTTGGTGGCCTCCACCGCCGTGTCCGAcgtgctggtggcggcgctggtCATGCCCCTGAGCCTGGTGAAGGAGCTGTCGGCCGGGCGGCGCTGGCGGCTGGGCCGGGCGCTGTGCCACGTGTGGATCTCCTTCGACGTGCTGTGCTGCACGGCCAGCATCTGGAACGTGACGGCCATCGCCCTGGACCGCTACTGGTCCATCACCCGCCACCTGGAGTACACCCTGCGCGCCCGCCGCCGCATCTCCAACGTCATGATCGGCCTCACCTGGGCGCTCTCCGCCGTCATCTCCCTGGCGCCCCTCTCCGGCTGGGGCGAGACCTACAGCCCGGCGCAGCAGCGCTGCCAGGTCAGCCAGGAGCCCTCCTACACCGTCTTCTCCACCTGCGGCGCCTTCTACCTGCCGCTCTGCGTCGTGCTCTTCGTCTACTGGAAGATCTACAAGGCGGCCCGGTTCCGGATCGGCGGGCGCCGGAGGAACGCGGTCCTGCCGCTGCCGGAGAGGGGCCAG gtGAAAGAAGCTTCCCATGAACCACAGATGGTGTTTACAGCTCGCCACGCGACTATCACTTTCCAGACAGATGGAGAAACATGGAGggaacagaaagagaaaaaagcaGCTCTGATGGTTGGCATTTTAATTGGAGTTTTTGTACTTTGCTGGATACCTTTCTTTATCACAGAATTAATAAGCCCCCTCTGTTCCTGCAACATTCCACCGGTCTGGAAAAGCATCTTTCTCTGGCTTGGCTACTCCAATTCTTTCTTTAATCCTCTTATTTATACAGCATTTAACAAAAATTACAACAATGCCTTCAAAACCCTTTTTGTAAGGCAGAGATAA